In a genomic window of Babylonia areolata isolate BAREFJ2019XMU chromosome 3, ASM4173473v1, whole genome shotgun sequence:
- the LOC143279864 gene encoding uncharacterized protein LOC143279864 isoform X5, whose translation MATRVTFVSGTAEVKRREKKDAVEEPMMVASQGHMAGDRGNPYHTLQLDRHGRPVVEETMIVASSSSVTGDRGNPYYSRSPDDRTQGGIESVTPAQPVSYVDGNCTCCPYGYHIDLDFLNFCQDVSDGSTLSNLKRIQRAKRKLRKSMEVMLHQQHQQHGDSATATLASTPPPDVVNSTEASRLINMVQYEQTATHQVLRNIDSSVNATLSTMDHGGRGPQRTPRYTSSDSEDGYSYGPVSPLSPSSYPQSPPYHTLPTPSSRQNTAPPPRRSHHHHYHPSNGDESSHFATSLSTSGRTDSMSSLSSVSTVSSEQVTAQYTAHASGMLSAPPHERATAEIRVRPEPRYEQRHVTSASAMTVEKLAATMATHFPQSDRLDGGESPSSPISPTTTIGKASLAAIREAMAVSLQRMRELEEQVKAIPILQVRISVLKEEKRLLALQLKAKSTGASVRSVGVGDDSVYSPLTISTTAFSYPTASSPFAPLAASPRSPAARVRTVGVGEHSVVEPYLLQPDLPTGFTITDNLVQTEFQSRETMMMERGVFERRLPSLTVSTDQLHTATQQMEARSPLQTHFTINQIQRSSPRPLTRSIGVGEGNVLDSSLQIHEKELRTVIIGGNGGMTGKRNVGVEVRVPTRSVGVSYSCDDARPATRTVGVNVNYDVSNILTTLDFKGESELRMALRGVLQKNVHSVGIQCSSLAQVMHTGVQHEAFNVVSVGCGGEDCRVDVDIRQPVTQRSVGMMAKPETSNRVACTEKDWVLDRGTNTLKVETYNKGSSTETRRTGTTATNTDTVDLRELAIQTDGQEFQKLQMIKTIGVNTTPTPTNNRSSNTLSPVTMTRGVNTKAAELITENFDIDISFNDKAINTPKQFQDTGVNTHPREQQLSFTKVESVDVAGEEVVLSPQRPLTMQEHIIQRGANQASAFIGSTSSSGSLSPTSPRRLPVNESVTRTMRETVYPSPGAIHQTWTSDSSSQQSDLFQFEGGQVSESAGVEGSGGYSRSTVTRTITTTNTGTRGVGDLESGSSSRSGGSYRSTITRTISGTDEGDRIITSDNGGQSGNVVSTFTTSERNAGGGFSSSLGGGEGMQRSTYTKTFISTAGFGAGASSTEGGSQGNSITKTISGGDTLSGLGSESERSDMVQGSTVTRTITTSGYTRRGVGSDDLDTAIDAGDGRRQESKVMETYSTGDSGDLFSSIGGRKRTGITTKKIVIQRTGASSRGHSNLSSGSSSSFTSKTIPSGGTSYLERFGFAKTSNLSAGSNLQTQIVTDQSAVAGSGQSESVSGMSSEAGSVQTQVSGSSFSSQGTEGGSYGTEVEVVQGTAVLQSSGSEPSLQGGQVTLVGGMSVEQGGSQKVAVSSGSLQDMSSGVQSMVTESVVVKRSSSGSKLSKNRHSDGARLSRELGLDVQGAFSGRRVGSVEDFMPDDMRRLMNIEVTGSKSKSRSGGNRSDLLMTKTVKTVTTKRTAQDGKSVMSVTKTITNPDGTVTTVSNMEEGQEQGEGKSLGHLSSAHMDLSKLVSGDTADSQGSQTVVEERSEGRDMKDSGCFDFSMSESKSLEGVDMSAMGSLERKQLKSIMKRSKSDTAASKKGISFAESVVGGTGTSSEEEGTESDDESTTSYDEGSYDGREGDITYQCRDDEAIAQGLPGAKMYDQNIRETYELSEEMRKACKVLADYLVDSTTIQTKQLNANLSVVQEEWFRVSSHKLSSDHQVEDYLSSINEISHRLLDYIVNLVDNNGNAAIHYCVSHCNFDIVALLLDTEVCDVRRPNKAGYTPAMLASLAQVQNDDHRHIILRLFAASDINARAEQTGQTALMLATSQCRTDMVQLLLDAGADCNIQDFDGSTALMCACEHGHSTIVQLLLAHSNCDANIADNENSTALSIAMEAGHKDIGVILYKHLNFSKTASPGIPRKRKGTSSPTPRSSAH comes from the exons ATGGCTACCAGGGTCACCTTCGTCTCTGGGACAGCAGAGGtcaagaggagggagaagaaag ATGCGGTGGAAGAGCCAATGATGGTGGCGTCACAGGGTCACATGGCAGGCGACAGAGGGAACCCCTATCACACCCTTCAGCTGGACCGCCATGGCAGACCTGTCG TGGAGGAGACAATGATTGTGGCCTCAAGCAGCAGTGTGACAGGGGATAGGGGTAACCCTTATTACTCCAGATCCCCAG aTGATAGAACCCAAGGTGGCATAGAGTCAGTGACCCCCGCCCAGCCAGTGAGCTACGTGGATGGCAACTGCACCTGCTGTCCCTATGGATACCACATTGACCTGGACTTCCTCAACTTCTGCCAGGACGTGTCGGACGGCAGCACGCTGAGCAACCTGAAGCGCATCCAGCGTGCCAAACGCAAGCTGCGCAAGTCGATGGAGGTGATGCtgcaccagcagcaccagcagcacggAGACTCGGCCACGGCCACCTTGGCCTCCACACCCCCGCCTGACGTTGTCAACTCCACCGAGGCCTCACGCCTCATCAACATGGTCCAGTACGAGCAGACGGCCACACACCAGGTGCTGCGCAACATCGACTCCTCTGTCAACGCCACACTGTCCACCATGGACCATGGGGGCAGAGGGCCACAGCGCACACCTCGCTACACCAGCTCTGACAGCGAAGATGGCTACAGCTACGGTCCGGTCAGTCCCTTGTCGCCGTCATCCTACCCACAGTCCCCACCTTACCACACGCTGcccactccctcctcccgccAAAACACCGCTCCCCCACCTCGCCGCtcgcaccatcatcattatcatcccagCAACGGGGACGAGTCTTCCCATTTTGCCACCTCCCTGTCCACATCTGGAAGGACAGACTCAATGTCATCGCTGTCATCAGTGTCCACAGTGTCCAGTGAGCAGGTGACGGCTCAGTACACGGCCCATGCTAGCGGCATGCTGAGCGCCCCACCCCATGAGAGAGCCACCGCAGAGATCCGGGTCCGCCCGGAACCACGCTATGAACAGCGCCACGTCACCAGCGCCAGCGCCATGACGGTGGAGAAACTGGCTGCCACCATGGCGACTCACTTCCCTCAGTCTGACCGACTGGACGGCGGGgagtctccctcctcccccatctcccccacaaccaccatcgGCAAGGCGTCGCTTGCAGCCATCAGAGAGGCCATGGCCGTGTCACTGCAGCGGATGCGTGAGCTGGAGGAGCAGGTGAAGGCAATCCCCATTcttcaggttcgaatctcggtgctgAAGGAAGAGAAGCGGCTGCTGGCCCTGCAGCTGAAGGCCAAGTCCACCGGTGCCAGCGTGCGTAGCGTCGGTGTTGGGGACGACTCTGTGTACTCCCCACTCACCATCTCCACCACGGCCTTCTCCTATCCCACCGCCTCCTCTCCCTTCGCCCCTCTGGCTGCTTCCCCCCGATCCCCCGCTGCTCGGGTcaggacggtgggggtgggggagcacagTGTGGTGGAGCCCTACCTTCTGCAGCCTGACCTGCCCACTGGCTTCACCATCACTGACAACCTg gTGCAGACAGAGTTCCAGAGCCgggagacgatgatgatggagaggGGTGTGTTTGAGCGACGCCTGCCCAGCCTGACGGTGTCCACAGACCAGCTGCACACAGCCACCCAGCAGATGGAGGCCCGCAGCCCTCTCCAGACCCACTTCACCATCAACCAGATCCAGCGCTCCTCTCCCCGACCTTTGACCCGAAGTATCGGCGTCGGCGAGGGCAACGTGCTGGACAGCTCCCTGCAGATCCATGAGAAAGAGCTGCGCACTGTCATCATTGGCGGCAATGGCGGGATGACAGGCAAGCGAAATGTTGGGGTGGAGGTTCGGGTCCCCACTCGAAGCGTGGGGGTGTCCTACTCCTGCGATGATGCCCGCCCAGCAACAAGaacagtgggtgtgaatgtgaACTACGACGTGAGCAACATCCTGACCACGCTGGACTTCAAGGGAGAGTCTGAGCTTCGCATGGCACTGAGGGGCGTGCTTCAGAAGAACGTGCACAGCGTGGGGATCCAGTGCAGCTCCCTGGCCCAGGTCATGCACACTGGCGTCCAGCATGAGGCCTTCAACGTGGTGTCAGTGGGCTGTGGCGGAGAGGACTGCCGGGTGGATGTGGACATCCGACAGCCCGTGACGCAGCGCTCGGTGGGCATGATGGCCAAGCCGGAGACGTCAAACCGGGTGGCATGCACAGAGAAGGACTGGGTGCTGGATCGGGGGACGAACACGCTGAAGGTGGAGACCTACAACAAGGGCAGCAGCACGGAGACCAGGCGCACTGggaccaccgccaccaacactgacactgtgGACCTCAGGGAGCTGGCCATACAG ACGGACGGCCAAGAGTTCCAGAAGCTGCAGATGATCAAAACGATTGGcgtcaacaccacccccacccccaccaacaaccgCTCCTCAAACACCCTCAGCCCTGTCACCATGACGCGTGGAGTCAACACCAAGGCGGCTGAGCTGATAACGGAGAACTTTGACATCGACATCTCCTTCAACGACAAGGCCATCAATACCCCCAAGCAGTTCCAGGACACGGGCGTCAACACCCACCCCCGTGAGCAGCAGCTGTCATTCACCAAGGTGGAGAGTGTGGATGTGGCTGGGGAGGAGGTGGTTCTGTCCCCGCAGAGACCCCTCACCATGCAGGAGCACATCATCCAGAGGGGAGCCAATCAGGCATCGGCTTTCATTGGCAGCACGTCCTCCTCTGGCAGTCTCAGCCCCACCAGCCCCCGCCGACTGCCGGTGAATGAGTCAGTGACCAGAACGATGAGAGAAACGGTGTACCCGTCGCCTGGCGCCATCCATCAAACATGGACCAGTGACAGCTCCTCCCAGCAGTCAGACCTGTTCCAGTTTGAGGGTGGACAGGTGTCAGAAAGTGCAGGTGTTGAGGGCAGTGGGGGCTACAGCAGGAGCACTGTCACCAGAACCATTACCACAACCAACACTGGCACCAGAGGTGTTGGAGACCTGGagtctggcagcagcagcaggagtggtGGCAGTTACAGAAGCACAATCACCAGAACGATCTCCGGCACTGATGAAGGGGACAGAATCATCACCAGTGACAATGGCGGCCAGAGCGGCAATGTTGTCAGCACTTTCACCACCAGTGAAAGAAATGCTGGTGGAGGATTCAGCAGCAGCTTGGGAGGCGGCGAGGGAATGCAGAGAAGTACCTACACCAAGACCTTCATCAGCACGGCAGGGTTTGGAGCTGGGGCGAGCAGCACAGAGGGAGGCAGCCAAGGAAACAGCATCACCAAGACCATCAGTGGGGGAGACACACTCAGTGGTCTGGGCAGTGAGTCTGAGCGAAGCGACATGGTACAGGGCAGCACAGTGACCAGAACCATCACCACCAGTGGTTACACAAGGAGAGGCGTCGGCAGTGATGATCTGGATACAGCCATTGACGCGGGAGATGGAAGAAGGCAGGAAAGTAAAGTGATGGAAACCTACAGCACTGGTGACTCTGGGGACCTGTTCAGCAGCATTGGTGGAAGAAAGAGAACTGGCATTACCACCAAAAAAATCGTCATACAGAGGACAGGAGCCAGTAGCAGGGGTCACAGTAACCTGTCTTCAGGATCTTCATCCAGCTTCACAAGTAAAACAATTCCATCTGGTGGGACCAGCTACCTGGAGAGGTTTGGCTTTGCAAAGACCTCCAACCTGTCTGCTGGATCCAATCTCCAGACTCAGATTGTCACCGACCAGTCTGCTGTGGCAGGGAGTGGTCAGAGTGAAAGTGTCTCTGGCATGTCTTCTGAAGCAGGGAGTGTTCAGACTCAGGTTTCaggctcctccttctcctcccaggGAACAGAGGGAGGCAGCTATGGTACTGAGGTGGAAGTGGTGCAGGGCACAGCGGTCCTGCAGTCCTCAGGGTCTGAACCCTCACTGCAGGGTGGACAGGTGACGTTGGTTGGGGGGATGTCTGTGGAGCAGGGTGGCTCCCAGAAGGTGGCTGTCTCCTCGGGCAGTCTGCAGGACATGTCCTCAGGGGTGCAGAGCATGGTGACGGAATCCGTGGTGGTCAAACGGTCCTCCTCTGGCAGCAAGCTGTCCAAGAACCGGCACAGTGATGGAGCACGCTTGTCCAGAGAGCTAGGGCTGGACGTGCAAGGGGCGTTTTCCGGGCGTCGTGTCGGGTCCGTGGAGGATTTCATGCCTGACGACATGCGACGCCTCATGAACATCGAGGTGACGGGGTCAAAGAGCAAGTCACGGTCAGGCGGGAACAGGTCAGACTTACTCATGACCAAAACGGTCAAGACGGTGACCACCAAACGGACGGCACAAGATGGCAAGAGTGTGATGTCGGTCACCAAAACCATCACCAATCCAGATGGGACGGTGACAACCGTCAGCAACATGGAGGAAGGCCAGGAGCAGGGTGAAGGGAAGTCCCTGGGACATCTGAGTTCAGCCCACATGGACCTGTCCAAGCTGGTCAGTGGAGACACAGCAGACTCCCAAGGCTCACAGACTGTTGTGGAGGAGCGGTCGGAAGGCAGGGACATGAAGGACTCTGGGTGCTTTGACTTCTCCATGTCAGAGTCCAAGAGCCTGGAGGGGGTGGACATGTCAGCCATGGGGTCCCTGGAGAGGAAGCAGCTCAAGTCTATCATGAAGAGGTCCAAGTCAGACACTGCCGCCAGCAAGAAAGGCATCAGCTTTGCTGAAAGTGTCGTTGGAGG AACTGGGACCAGTTCAGAAGAAGAAGGTACAGAGTCTGACGATGAATCCACCACGAGTTACGATGAAGGTTCCTATgatggcagagagggggacattACCTACCAGTGTCGTGATGATGAAGCAATTGCCCAGGGTTTACCTGGGGCCAAGATGTACGACCAGAACATTCGTGAAAC GTATGAGCTGAGTGAAGAGATGAGGAAGGCTTGTAAAGTTCTGGCCGACTACCTTGTGGACTCCACCACCATCCAGACCAAACAGCTG AATGCCAACCTGTCAGTGGTGCAAGAGGAGTGGTTCCGGGTGTCCAGCCACAAGCTGTCCAGTGACCACCAGGTGGAAGACTACCTGTCCTCCATCAATGAGATTTCTCACCGCCTCCTTGACTACATCGTTAACCTGGTGGATAACAAT GGCAATGCTGCCATCCACTACTGCGTTTCTCACTGCAATTTCGACATTGTGGCCTTGCTCCTGGACACCGAGGTGTGTGACGTGCGGCGACCCAACAAGGCGGGCTACACCCCTGCCATGCTTGCCTCCCTTGCTCAGGTGCAGAACGACGACCATCGCCACATCATCCTTCGTCTTTTCGCTGCCAGTGACATCAATGCTCGTGCTGAGCAG acagggcagacagcgCTGATGCTGGCGACCAGTCAGTGTCGGACGGACATGGTTCAGCTGCTGTTGGACGCGGGGGCTGACTGCAACATTCAGGATTTCGACGGCTCCACCGCTCTCATGTGTGCCTGTGAGCACGGGCACTCTACCATCGTACAGCTCCTGCTGGCCCACTCCAACTGTGACGCCAACATCGCTGATAAT GAGAATAGCACAGCTCTGTCCATCGCCATGGAAGCAGGCCACAAGGACATTGGCGTCATTTTGTACAAGCATCTGAATTTCTCCAAGACGGCTAGCCCT